Proteins from a genomic interval of Rosa chinensis cultivar Old Blush chromosome 2, RchiOBHm-V2, whole genome shotgun sequence:
- the LOC112188185 gene encoding secretory carrier-associated membrane protein 5-like: MDCENHGSIALAKNSRLSPLPPERAGFNYGIGETVDIPIDGSGDLKKRERELQAKEAELRKCEEIVKRKEDAAARGIMPCLYFAEISVVFSLFGVK, encoded by the exons ATGGACTGTGAA AATCATGGAAGCATTGCTCTTGCCAAGAACTCCAGACTATCACCTCTGCCTCCAGAACGTGCTGGTTTCAATTATGGTATTGGTGAAACCGTTGATATACCTATTGATGGAAGTGGG gatttgaaaaagAGGGAGAGGGAACTCCAAGCTAAAGAAGCTGAACTGAGAAAGTGTGAAGAG ATTGTAAAACGGAAAGAGGATGCTGCAGCACGAGGTATTATGCCTTGCCTTTATTTTGCTGAAATATCAGTAGTCTTCTCATTGTTTGGGGTTAAATGA